The DNA sequence CGTCCCCAATGTGATAAGCGGTCACATAGAGTCCGGCTGGTCTTATGAAAACTGGACGTTCTGAATAAGAACTATCTGCTTCTATATACAAGTATTCATAGTTTTCGTAGTCCTCAGTGTCTAGTTGCGGCATTGCAATAAGAGCACCAATCGGATTTCCCTTGTTCAGTCCGAGGTGTTCAATATCTTTGCTGAATGCAGACAGTATTTTAACAAAAGCACGGTCTGAGCAATCAAGGAGAGAGGGACTTAAGTAAAGAGGGAGTGCTTCTTCATTTTTTAGGACGATTTTTGAGAAGTCTGTTGCAAGTGCCAATTCAATTTGGGAGATTTTCGTATCAATGATTTTCTGAACGCGGCTGAGTTCGATTCGTTTTTTCTCCAACTCTTTTGATTTGCGCGCAAGCAGGCTATTCAACTCATCTGGAGTCTTATCCTGAAGAAATGATTTAATCTCTTTTAATGGCATTCCGAGAGTTTTAAGCAATTCAATGACTGTGTAGACGCCATATTGTTGGAAAGTATAAAAACGATATCCTTTTTCATTTCTGAATTCAGGTGAGAGCAAACCAATCTCATCATAATGAAAGAGTGTTTTCTTCTTAACATTACATAGATTGGCGAATTCTCCAGTTGTGAAATATTTACCTCTGTCTTCGCTCATTTTAAATCAGCTCCTTGACTATCCGGTTACTGGATACTTTAGTATTTATGTTAGCACAAAAGCAAGTGTGTCATAAATATGAAAGGGTCTGAAAATCATGATTGGGATTCACAATGTAACGGAAGAGAATTACCGAAGCATACTAAAACTGGAAGTATCAGAGGGGCAGGAAGATTTCATCGAAACTCCGTATGAATGCTTGGAAGAAGCGGCAGAGTGCAAATTGTATAAGCTCGTTGGCTTGTCTATTGACGGTGATTTTGCAGGCTTTGCCATGTACGGATATTTTCCCGCAGAGAAAGCAGAAATAAGTGGAAGACTGTGGATCGACCGCTTTCTTGTCGATGGGAATTTTCAGGGGAAGGGTCTCGGGAAAAAGTTTTTCCAGGCTATCATCCAACAGGTGGAATCAGAATATGGAAAGCAGCCAATCTATCTTAGTGTCTATGCGCAGAATAGTGTTGCAATCCGTATGTATGAGAAGTTCGGTTTTATTCCTACTGGTGAACAAGATGTGAACGGTGAATTAATCATGGTTAGAAGCCTCGAGCAAGGAGCATGCAATTTGCATGTATAAGGTGACGATAAATGAATGAGTTAAAAAATACACCCGTACGGAAACTGTTTATAACTTATCTAGTTCCTTCAGTACTTGGATTAATGCTCATGTCAGTCAATATTCTGATTGATGGTATTTTTGTCAGTAAAGGGGTTGGAGCGGAGGCGCTTGCGGGCGTTAACATTGCTGTACCAGTCTATTCCATTCTGCTCGCGCTTTCTCTATGGATTGGCATTGGAGGCGGCACACTCTACTCTATTGCTGGAGGAAGAGGGGATTGGAAGGAAGCGCGTCAATATTTCACACAAAGTTTAGTCTGGGCAATTGGCATCGTCGGTACGATTATCTTGCTCTGTCTATGGAAAGAGAAGGAATTGGCTCTACTGTTTGGAGCGGATAAAGAGATCTTGCCGTATGTACTGGATTATCTGCATATTATTGTACTCTACGGACTTGTCTATGTCCTTGAAAATATTTTAAGTATTTTCATACGAAATGATGGCAACCCGAAACTTGCAATGTCGGGTCTGATTGTGAACTCGGTACTGAATATTATCCTAAACTACATTTTTATTTTTCAGTTTGGCTGGGGAATCAAAGGGGCGGCATATGCAACAATCATTGCAACTTTTGTAGGTGTCATAGTGATGTGCTCCCACTTCCTTCGTAAAAAGAGCCAGTTGGGATTCGTCCCGTTTACACCTGATCTGCGTAAATTAAAAGAAATACTGACAATAGGTTTTCCAAGCTTCATTGCGGAAGGAACAGCTGCTGTAATGACAGTCGGCTATAATGTAACCTTTATGTCATACGTCGGAAAAATTGGTATTACCGCTTTTGCGGCTGTCAATTATTTGCACGCCGTTTTTCTGATGTTCTTTCTTGCTGTTGGTGCAGCGATTCAGCCACTCGTCAGCTATCATCATGGAGCGGGACTGCATACCCGAGCTAAGCAATTCCGAAAATATGCTCTTGTCACAGGTGCGGTCTTTGGGGTAATTGTCTTTGGGGTCTGTCTGTTATTTGGCAAACAGCTCGCTAGTTTGTTCAACGTAACAGGAGGGGCTTTGCTCTCCTATACAGTTACAGGGCTTACCTTATTCACAACAGGTTATTTGTTCCTATCCATTAACATGGTTTGGGCTGAGTATTGCCAAGCGATCAAGCGGACAAGGGCTGCAACGATTATCATTTTGCTGCGGAGTATTGTATTTTTCCTTCCGTTGCTATGGCTGCTTCCGGAGCTTTTCGGAAAATGGGCGATATGGTTAGCGCTGCCGGGCGCTGAATTTTTGACAGCGGCTTCTATTTTTATCATTCTTGGTTACCAGAGAAAAGCTGAAAGGTCAGTAAAAGAAGTAAATTAAAAGATGAAGCACTGCAGGAATTGGCTATTCCGAATTTGCTTCATCTTTTTCTGCGTTGGATCATTGTGACGACATTGTTACCTCGTAATTTGTTCTCGTTAATGTTATGGATATGTTTTTCTTTGATTGTATGGTCGGCATGCGTATAACAATTCAATAAGGTGTAAAAGCCATCAATTTCTTCAGGTACGAGGCAGGCTGGTGAAGCGAGCAAATTTTCTTTTATTTTTAGTGCAAGACGATTCCTTTTCAATACAGTTATGTCCTTTGTGTGGACAGTCACTTTCTTTAAGGTACAGCGTTCACTAAAAACAATAAAGGATTTAAACAAATGATTGTTTTCAATTCCGAGTAATTGTCTAATCGCCCGGATATGACCGGCATTTTGCATAATAGGATTGTAGAAGCGGTTTTTATTTCGGGGACTGAACACCTGTGTCCATTGCTTTTGCTTTTCATCTCCAAAAATCCATCCGCCAAAATTCTTAGACTCAACTACATAGAAACCTTTTTCGGTAATCATGACCAAATCGATTTCAGTCATTGTTCCATCTTTCTTAGGTATGTATAAATTGGTTAAGATGCGCTTATAGCCAGGGACCTTTTCTAATATGGAATATGTCTTGTATTCTCCATAAATACCTTTATCAAGGAATGTCCTCAAGAATGGATTACCGCTTTCCTGAGAATAGCTTTTATGTTTTTTTAGCTGTACAAGGAAGGCTGCGAGAAGAACAAAACAAATGAGAAGACCTGCCAATATTTCCACCTCGCCATATTGTGAATATTCTTATCATACTATATTCGGTCGTGTTTGTTTTTGTTTTTTAGGAAAAGGGAACTGGATTGAATCATATGTTCATAGAAGGAGTCCTGAAAATGAGAGACAGATTACAGCATTATATAAATGGCGAATGGGTCGATTCTACAGGTTCTGAAACGACAGAAGTCCTGAATCCCGCCACTGAAGAAGTTATAGGTCACATCAGTCTCGGAAAAGAAGAGGATCTTGACAAGGCAGTAAAAGCAGCACGAGCTGCATTCCCTGCTTTTTCTCGTACTACGAGGGAAGAGAGGATTGACCTGCTGGATAAGATTGTTGATGCTTATGAACGCAGAAAAGATGAAATTATTGAGGTCATCACACTGGAACTTGGCTCACCAGTGAAAAAGTCGGAAGAAGTCCATTATGCAATGGGGTATAACCACTTCAAACAGGCTGCTAAAGAACTGAAAACATTCCAATTTACTGACAAACGAGAGAACTCCACTGTTGTAAAAGAATCCATTGGGGTGAGCGGTCTGATTACACCTTGGAACTTCCCAACGAATCAGACGACTACGAAGATTGCCAGTGCGCTTGCTGCAGGAAGTCCAATGGTTCTGAAACCTGCAGAAATTACACCTTATGCTGCAATGATTCTTGCTGAAATCTTCGATGAGGTTGGCGTACCAAAAGGTGTATTTAATCTTGTGAACGGGACAGGAGAAACGATTGGGAACGGCATAAGTTCTCACCCGGATATCGATTTTGTATCGTTTACAGGATCTGTGCCAGTTGGGACAAAAATTATGGAAAATGCTGCTCAGACGATAAAGAAAGTCGCACTGGAGCTTGGTGGCAAGTCTCCACTTATCGTACTTGAGGATGCTGATCCGGAATATGCTGCCAACACAGCTGTCTCCCATATTATGAGCAATACTGGGCAGGTATGTTCGGCGGCAACACGCATTATCGTTCCAAAACAAATGAAAGAGGAATTCGAAAAGGCCCTCGAAAAGGTACTGCCTACTTACAAAGTCGGCGACCCGCAAGACCGTAATACATTCACAGGGCCTCTTGTTGCCGAGAAAATTTGGAATCGAGTACAGGAATATATCCAGAAAGGCATTGATGAGGGAGCTACGCTTCTTGCGGGCGGAACAGGCAAACCAGACGGGCTTGAAAAAGGATACTTTGCTAAGCCGACCATCTTTACAGATGTGAAAAATGATATGACAATTGCGCGCGAAGAAATTTTCGGCCCTGTCATGTCGGTCATCTATTCAGATTCATTGGATAATGCGATTGAGATTGCGAATGACACAGACTATGGGTTGGCAGGCTACGTGGTCGGCAAGGACAAAAAGACACTTGCACAAGTTGCAAAAAGTATCCGCGCTGGTCGTATTACAATCAACAATGCAAAAAGTGACTTCTCAGCACCATTCGGAGGATACAAGCAATCCGGAATTGGCCGTGAATGGGGAAACTTCGGCATTGAGGAGTATCTTGAGCCAAAAGCGATTCTTGGAATGGAAGAATAAATAGATTTTCGAAGCTGAAGCGGCGAAGTGACCTCTCTATTGAGAACATTTCGCCGCTTTTGATTTTAATGCGATTAACTTCCAATGGAATGGAGTGCGCGCATACGATAGGCATTCATTGCAGTTTCACCAAGCTGCTCCATTAAGTTATGGTTCGCATATGCACCAACAATGGCTCCAAAACCTGGAATGAGCTGGAGCAGTTTCGCTAAGTCGATATAATCACGGTATTCTTGCTGGAACACTTGCCAGTCCATATCAAGGATGGCATGTTTATAAATTTCCCAATTCTCAATGACTTCCAGAGTTTCACGGCGCTTTTCGGTATTTGAAAAGGCAAGCTGGAAGATATGAAGAAGGAAGAGCCGTTCTTCATATTGGTGAGGATTATATCCGTACACTGCAGCAGTCTCATAAAGGAATTTCATTTTAATGGAGAGCAGGAGCGGAAAGTCCGCGATTCCGAGCAAAATTCCGCCAAAGCCTGTTCCTGCACCTTCTGCGACAGCGGCTTTTTGATATGTGGCTAACTTTTCTCTGAACAGTTGATCTTGTTCGAATAGGGTTGAAGGAGCGGCAGCCTGCCGGGATAAAACACTAGCCCCTGTAAGGATTGATTTAATAAATGCTTTTATGGCCACAGTAATCGCTTGATGTATTTTCTGTGGGATGACGGAATTTATCTTGTTTTGAACATTTTTGGACATGCGTTTCATAAGATGAGGATTTTGGAGTTGCTTTTTCTTCCACATCTGTATTTCTTTTTGGACAATTTCTTCATAGCTTGTCATAAGAAACCTCCTGATCCTATTATGATTATTTTTAAAATTATACTTATGTCACAGGATATCCACAGAAACTTTACGCAAGAGCATAATGCACCTTCTGCGAATTGCAGTACGGTCGTACCAACTTGTATAATGTCTGAAAAAGGAGGGACCTAATGTTCAAAAAACTGATTAGACAGTTCATGCATGGAAGCAGTGAACGAAGACGCGGGTACTATTATGATAGCAGTAAGCGAAAGCATCATTACTATAAATCCGGCAGCAGTGGGCGCCACAGGCACAACCCGCTCAGTGGCAGCAAACGATATAAACGAAAAGGCTGGGGAAGCAGCAGTTAATTGGATGTTGCCTTAATAGCGGCTAGAAGATCTTTGCGAAGCTCATCAGCATTTTCATATGGTTGAATTAGTCCAAGAAGCTTTTTTAGCATATGGACTGTTTCTCCTGACAGCGACAGCTCTTCCGTCCAAGGAAGGGCTTTTTTCTGTTTTGAATTAAACGTAGTGTAGAGCAGATAGAGCAATACGTCCCCCATATCATAATAATCCTGTTTTCGCATTTCTTTTTGCACAGTCTCTGGCTCCGATGCTGCATCCACTGCCAGTCCAAAATCTATTAAATAGGTATTTCCATTTTTTAGCATTATATTTGGAATGCGCAAGTCCAAATGATACACATGCTGTTCATGAAGAAACTCAATAATATCCACTAAAGAAGACAAAAGAAGAAGTGCTTCATTTTCAGTAAAGGTGCTGTCAGAGACAAATATTTTCTCCTCTGCATTCTCGCCTTCAATGTAATCCATAACATAGATTGCAGCTTGTTCATGAAGGAAATGATCATGAAGTTTTGGAATACCTGGATGGTCGAGCTTCTTTAGCAAATCAATTTCCCTTATGAACATCTCGTTCTCCTTTAGCTTGCTTGGCCGCAATTGCTTGACCACTCGATATTCGGAAGCATTTAAATCTCTGCACAGGTAGGCCATGCCGTAGCTGCCTGTTCCAATCAGCTCTACAATCTTATAGCATCCTTTTAAAACAGTTCCTTTTTGGAAAGGGCGGTCAGCAAAATAACGGTAAGTTTTCCTAAGCACATTCATAATTGAAAAGGATTCAGCTCCTTATAATTCGGTACGGGCTATTCATTTTTTTATATTGTACATGATAATCGAGTCATGTTCAGTCATGACAATAGAAAAATGTTTATAGACAGATGAAGGACCGGGCAATTAATATAATATATGTTGCATCAAGAGATATCACATGAGAAGGAGGTACATCATTTTGAAAAAATTAGCCGCAGATCTACTAATGGTAATTCTGGGATCACTTATATATGCCCTTGCACTTACATTGCTTGCTATTCCAAGTGACTTGGCTGAAGGTGGGGTTCCCGGAGCTGCGATTCTGCTTCACTATGCATTTGACTGGTCCCCTGGACTTATCACCTTTATTTTGACTGCCAGTCTGATGGTTATCGGTTTCCGTTCTTTGCCGCGCAAATCGATTGCCTTATCCATCCTTACAGCCCCGCTGATTTCTTTCTTCATGTACATTTCAGAAGGACGGGCAGATGCGCTTGGTGATCCGCTTACTGCTGCCATTTTTGCAGGTTTCTTCATCGGTATAGGCTCAGGACTTATTTATCGTACGGGAAGTTCAATGGGAGGGACGAGCCTGATCGCCCAAATGTGCAAAAAATCACTTGGCTGGGATCTTGTTCGAACTATTTTTGTATTGGATACACTTGTTGTCCTATCTGGCCTTTTCGTCATCGGACCGCTCCATACAATGTATACAATTATCGCACTCTTCATCGGCAAGAAGGCAACAGACCTTGTTGTGGATGGACTTGACCCGCGTAAAGCAGTAAGTGTCATATCCGATGAAGCATCCAATATTGCGGATGCGATTGTCAGCCAGATGAATACGAGCGTGACAGTGTTCAAAGGCAGAGGCGGTTATTTGAAACAGGACAAAGATATGACTTATATCATTATTAATAAATATCAACTTATGAAACTGAAGAACATTATTGCTGCTATAGATGATAAAGCATTTGTCGTTGTCCATGATGTTCGCGAAGTGCAAGGTGGCAGTTTTTCAAGAATACGCTAATTACCTAAACACCGTTCCGCAGTTGCCGGAGCGGTGTTTTTTATGTTTTAAAAGATTCAATTCAGATTAGTGACTAATAGAGACAACACCAGCTGGGTGTATTACCTTATTTTAACCAATATATTTGAAGATATTGAAACGGAAAAAAGGGAATAGACAGTTATACGTTAATTAAGAAAGGGAGGCTTTAATATGGCCCAAGAAAAATCTGAAAACAACCAAGAGATCCTCAGGCCAACAGAGAAAGAAGATCGCCATATTGGTCCTCTTACGTTTATGTCCATGTGGGTGAGCGACGGAGTCAATTTGGGAAACATGACACTCGGAGCGAGTCTACTCGTTGCTGGAGCTGCTACTCTGAATATGGTGCAAACATTTGTGGCTGCCGGTATAGCAATTGCCATTATTTCGATTGTGTTTGCTTTAAATGACCGTCCTGGTTACAGGACAGGCATTCCATACGTTATTCAGCTGCGTCAGTCATTCGGTCGAAAGGGAACTGTATTCGCCTCTTTATTCCGAGCGATTCCTGGCGTCTTCTGGTATGGAGTGCAAAGTTGGATTGGCGGTACGGCTCTAAATGAGATTGTGAAATTTATAACAAAAGGGACTTTCAATAATATTGGTATCTGCTTTGCCATCCTCGTTGCAGTGCAGATCGGTTTGTCTTTGTTTGGCTTTGGGGCTGTCAAATGGGTAGGCACCATTGCATCAGTAGTAATTGGTGCAGGACTTATCTATGTATTCATCGTTCTGCTCCAATCTTATCCAGAGAAAATCTCTCATCGTTGGGTAGAAGCGAAAGGTACGTGGGGGTTGCCATTCTTCGGCTTTATCATGGTGTTCATGGGTAATTATGCGGCAACATTTTTAAGTGCTGCCGATTACTCAAGAGAACTTAAACCTGGTATTTCGGATACGAAACGCGGACTTCTTTATTTTTCTCCAATTTTCCTCGCGTATGGCTTTGTACTGACAATAGGAGCAATGCTTTCTGCAGCAACAGGAGATGCGAATCCGGTAAAAGCATTTTCAGTAGTTGTGGATAATGACTATATCAAGCTTGGAATGTCTGCATTCATCGTTCTTGGCGTCATCGCGACTAATATGGTTGCAAATATTGTAGCTCCGACGTATGTCATTACATTACTTACAAAAATGAAATACAAAACGGCTGCAATTATTACCGGCCTGATCGCATGCTGTACGTTTCCTTGGTTGCTCGTTAAGGATCAGTCTGCAAGCAATCTAAATGTATTTGTTCTCATCTATTGTGCATTTTTAGGACCAATTGCAGCAATCATGCTTATTGAGTATTATGTGTTGCGGAAGCAGAAGTTGGATATAGATGAATTGTATAAAAAAGATGGGATTTTTTCTGGTATTAACTGGGCGGCAGTGTTGGCTCTTCTTGTTGGAGCAGGAGCAGCATTCATACAATTGAAATTAGCCTGGCTGATAGGATTCATCATTGGTGGCATCGTATACTGGCTACTTATGAAATTTGCATTTAAAAAATCACTTTTCAAAAGACAAACACGCTACGAGTAGGGTCATTCTTTGTGAATGATCCTTTTTTATTTCGTAATTAGCAATTAAGGACGAGTCAAAAAGTAACTGTTCGGAAAGTCTGACAAGCTGGGTGCGTAAGATATAGTCAGGTGCCTAATTGGTAATTCAAGCAGCAAGGGGAGGGGAGGCCGCAATGTTCTATAACTGTTAGCGATGATGTATTTACCTGGATATTTTGCAACGGTCTGCATGTTGATTTACTTATGGAAAGTAAGAATCAATACAGAATTGCAAATGAAGGAGCGGGTAAGCATGACAAAAAAACTGGAAAATCAAACGTTGAACAATCAGCAAATTGAGGACACAGGAGATGACCGGTCACTTAGGCCGAACAGACCCGGTGATCGGACAGTCGGACCGGTTTCTTACGCATTTATGTGGATTGGTGATGGGGTCAATCTTGGAAACATGACGCTTGGGGCAAGTCTCATCGCCCTTGGTGTTGCAACACTGAATATATATCAGACATTCGCGGCGGCAATCTTGGCAATTGGAATAATCTCTGCAGTTTTTGCTTTAAATGATAGGCTTGGCTATAGAACGGGTATCCCTTATGTTGTTCAGTTGCGGATGTCTTTCGGAATGAAGGGGGCAGTCATTTCCTCACTCATGCGCGGAATTCCAGCCATTGTATGGTACGGCTTTCAAAGTTGGATCGGTGGTACGGCGCTGAATGAAATTGCGAAAGTTGCAACTGGCGGGTCTTTTGACAGTGTTCCAATCTGCTTTGTCGCATTGCAATTGTTCCAGATTGTTCTTTCTCTGTTTGGATTCCATGCAGTCAAATGGGTTGAGATGCTAGCTTCCATTGTCATCATGATTGCTCTTGTATATGTATTCGGAGTTCTCATCAGTTCACACGGCCCGGCAATTAAGGAAAGTTGGGTACAGGCGAAAGGTACATGGGGATTGCCATTCTTTGGGTTCATTATGGTTTTCCTTGGGAACTATGCGGCGATTTTCCTCAGTGCAGCTGATTATTCCCGCGAGCTTAAATCAGGGATTAGTGATAAAAAACGCGGATCACTATATTTCTTCCCAATTGTCGTCGCTTATGGATTCGTTCTCACAATCGGCGCGATGCTTGCTGCAGCAACAGGCAATTCCAATCCTGTGAAGGCATTTGCGATTGTAGTTGATAACCCGTATATAACAGTTGGCGTATCAGCCTTCATCGTTCTTGGCGTAATTGCAGTCAATATGGTAGCAAACATTATTCCACCAGCGTATGTCATTACACTTCTGACAAAAGTGAATTATAAAGTCGCTGTAACGATTACAGGACTCCTTGCTCTAGGGGCATTTCCATGGGTGCTCGTTAAAGATTCATCTTCAGCTGGACTCGCGATGTTCATTCTGATCTATTCAGCATTCTTGGGGCCAATTGTTGCGATCATGCTTGTTGAGTACTATATTTTGCGCAGGCAGCGGGTCGATGTTAAGGAGCTGTATAATGAAGAGGGCCAATTTGCAGGATTCAATCCAAGTGCGCTCATTGCCATGCTAGTTGGAGCAGGAGCTGCGTTCATTGAAGTGGAACTTGCTTGGATTGTCGGCCTTGTCGTAGCGGGAATCACATACTTCCTCTTGATGAAATATGCCTTTAAAGATTCACCGTTCAAAAAAGGAACGATCTTCGAAAAGAAGAAGTAGTCTATAAGGAAGCTGCACCAATGGAGCAGCTTCCTGGAATTTTTATATGGAGGGTTGGAAAATTGTGTACAAAAGTACATCGGATTATAGATGCACATATTCATCTTGATCAGTTCTCCGATAAAGAGCTGCCAGAATTTTATAATAGTATGAAGCGTGTAAACTGCTCTCATGTAGTAGCAGTTGGCTCAGATCTCGCCTCATCTGGGCGCATTCTCGATCTATCACATAAACACGATTGGGTAATTCCAGCTGCCGGTTTCCATCCGGAGCAATCAATCCCAAGTAAAGAAGAAGTGGACAAGCTATGTGTCTGGATTGTTGAACATGAGGCGGATATTGCTGCAATTGGAGAAATAGGATTGCCGACTTATTTGCTGCGTGAAAGGCAGGACACTAATATTCTTCCTTATATTGAACTGCTGGAAAGGCTGCTTAATTTGGCGAAAAAACTAGACAAGCCTGTTGCTCTGCATGCTGTTCATGCGGAAGCTGATATTGTTTGTGATTTATTGGAAAAAGCAGATATAGAAAATGCACATTTTCACTGGTTCAAAGGCAGCAAAGCAACAATGAAGAGAATGATGAACCGCGGATATTTTATTTCTTTGCCGCCTGAAATTGTATACAGACAGAAAATCAGAGATATCGCCAAACTTTATCCTTTAAATTTAATGATGGCAGAAACAGATGGTCCTTGGCCTTTTGATGGCCCTTTCAAGGGAATTCCAACACATCCAGAAATGATCCATGCCATCATCGAATCTATCGCCGAAATTAAAGGAATATATAAGAAAAAAGTATATGAGATAATTTGGAAAAATACAGTGGATTTCTATAATTTGCAATAGTACCTAGGCTGAAAGCGTTTTAATACAATCTTGTGAAAATAAGTCGAAATGTGATAATATTTTAGATACATAGTAAAATTAATCTGCTTGAATTTTTTATGAGCGGAAAAGGGAGTATTTTTTATGGAACAACAAGACTTGGCAAGAGGATTGAAGAACAGACACGTCCAATTAATTGCAATTGGCGGAGCAATCGGAACAGGTCTATTCCTTGGAGCGGGGAAGTCGATCCACTTGGCGGGCCCATCCATTTTGTTCGCTTATATGATTACTGGGGTGCTCTTATTCCTCGTCATGCGTGCATTGGGAGAGCTACTTGTATCAAACCTGGAGTATCATTCATTTGTTGATTTTGTTCAAGACTATTTAGGTGACCGAGCAGCATTTCTTACAGGATGGACCTACTGGTTCTGCTGGGTATCGATTGCCATGGCCGACTTGACGGCAGTTGGATTGTATACACAGTTCTGGTTCCCTGATGTGGCTCAGTGGGTTCCAGGATTAATCGCACTTGTAATTCTGCTTATCATGAACTTGACTACAGTTAAGTTATTCGGTGAGATGGAATTCTGGTTTGCATTAATCAAAGTTATCGCAATTCT is a window from the Aciduricibacillus chroicocephali genome containing:
- a CDS encoding NCS1 family transporter: MTKKLENQTLNNQQIEDTGDDRSLRPNRPGDRTVGPVSYAFMWIGDGVNLGNMTLGASLIALGVATLNIYQTFAAAILAIGIISAVFALNDRLGYRTGIPYVVQLRMSFGMKGAVISSLMRGIPAIVWYGFQSWIGGTALNEIAKVATGGSFDSVPICFVALQLFQIVLSLFGFHAVKWVEMLASIVIMIALVYVFGVLISSHGPAIKESWVQAKGTWGLPFFGFIMVFLGNYAAIFLSAADYSRELKSGISDKKRGSLYFFPIVVAYGFVLTIGAMLAAATGNSNPVKAFAIVVDNPYITVGVSAFIVLGVIAVNMVANIIPPAYVITLLTKVNYKVAVTITGLLALGAFPWVLVKDSSSAGLAMFILIYSAFLGPIVAIMLVEYYILRRQRVDVKELYNEEGQFAGFNPSALIAMLVGAGAAFIEVELAWIVGLVVAGITYFLLMKYAFKDSPFKKGTIFEKKK
- a CDS encoding TatD family hydrolase, translating into MCTKVHRIIDAHIHLDQFSDKELPEFYNSMKRVNCSHVVAVGSDLASSGRILDLSHKHDWVIPAAGFHPEQSIPSKEEVDKLCVWIVEHEADIAAIGEIGLPTYLLRERQDTNILPYIELLERLLNLAKKLDKPVALHAVHAEADIVCDLLEKADIENAHFHWFKGSKATMKRMMNRGYFISLPPEIVYRQKIRDIAKLYPLNLMMAETDGPWPFDGPFKGIPTHPEMIHAIIESIAEIKGIYKKKVYEIIWKNTVDFYNLQ